From one uncultured Bacteroides sp. genomic stretch:
- a CDS encoding pesticidal protein Cry7Aa, which yields MISIKREGIILKSSNLDFENDGVMNPAIIAEGENVHMFYRAVRKGNYSTIGYCRLKGPLEVVQRNDHPLVCSEFDYESHGMEDPRIVKIEETYYMTYTAYDGVSAVGALAISTDLNHFSKKGIITSQFTYEQFKELVIVNGHHTDKYFRSYNRRESKTNDGKTVYITDKDLVFFPRKIGGKFYLMHRIKPDIQLIVVDKEEDLTAEFWKNYFLDFTSHIFFEPKYDHESSYIGAGCPPIETPEGWLMIYHSVRDTTDGYVYTASAALLDLENPTIELARLPYPLFSPETDYELTGVVNRVCFPTGTATFGDTLYIYYGAADKYIACVSVSLQALINELITYKQ from the coding sequence ATGATATCCATTAAGAGAGAAGGCATTATACTTAAAAGTAGCAATCTGGACTTTGAAAATGACGGCGTAATGAATCCTGCCATAATAGCTGAAGGAGAGAATGTACATATGTTCTACCGCGCTGTGAGAAAAGGAAATTATTCCACCATTGGTTATTGTCGTTTAAAGGGGCCGCTAGAGGTTGTTCAACGAAATGACCACCCTTTAGTGTGCTCCGAGTTTGATTACGAAAGTCACGGCATGGAAGATCCCAGAATCGTAAAGATTGAAGAGACATACTACATGACTTACACAGCCTATGATGGCGTAAGCGCAGTAGGGGCATTAGCCATATCTACCGATTTAAACCATTTTAGTAAAAAAGGGATTATAACTTCTCAGTTTACTTATGAACAGTTTAAAGAATTGGTCATAGTAAACGGACATCACACCGATAAATATTTTCGTAGCTATAACAGGAGAGAATCGAAAACAAACGATGGCAAGACAGTCTATATAACGGATAAAGATCTTGTTTTTTTCCCTCGAAAAATAGGTGGAAAGTTTTACCTTATGCACCGTATTAAGCCCGATATACAATTAATCGTAGTCGATAAGGAGGAAGATCTCACGGCTGAGTTCTGGAAAAACTATTTCCTTGATTTCACGAGCCATATATTCTTTGAGCCAAAGTATGACCACGAGTCGAGCTATATCGGTGCAGGTTGCCCCCCTATAGAAACGCCCGAAGGTTGGTTAATGATATACCATAGTGTACGCGATACGACCGATGGGTATGTATATACTGCAAGTGCTGCATTATTAGATCTTGAAAATCCGACAATTGAACTTGCACGCCTCCCATACCCACTGTTCAGCCCCGAAACGGACTACGAATTAACGGGAGTAGTAAATAGAGTCTGCTTCCCTACAGGTACTGCTACATTTGGAGACACACTATATATTTATTATGGTGCGGCAGATAAGTACATTGCCTGTGTCTCGGTTTCGCTTCAAGCGTTGATAAATGAATTAATAACATATAAACAGTGA
- a CDS encoding HAD-IIIC family phosphatase has translation MKAFKEIKANLKTKSLCLPTLRVALLGDTATQFLAIAIKGLGIDYGYNFDLFEAEYNQVERQIEDLTSDLYEFKAKYIILFQSTYKFGELYSLSTVEQQGVLADKRLQFVKETCYKNRDSKIIYYNYPEIGDTVFGSYANKIISSFTYQTRKFNYELMRLSQDVPNLFICDIAELQNKYGRNFMFAPNIYIGTEMIFSVDAIPYVAARTLDVIAATEGKIKKCLILDLDNTLWGGTIGDDGLEGIQLGHGLGIGKAFTELQMWVKKLKNRGIVICVCSKNNESIAKEAFEKHPDMILRLDDIAVFIANWETKVDNIRSIQQILNIGFDSMVFLDDNPFERNIVRENISDITVPELPEDPAEYLEYLYSLNLFETGSYSNEDKDRTKQYQEQAERAILSKSFVDEAEFLKSLDMTSEVSGFTKFNIPRVAQLSQRSNQFNLRTIRYTESDIEAMAHANDCLGITFTLKDKFGDNGLICVVIMNAIDSETCFIDTWFMSCRVLKRGMESFTLNTIVSFARQKGFKKIIGEYIPTAKNKMVEEHYTNLGFNVEASAKRNLYSLIVDTYKDKKCFIHGIIKQ, from the coding sequence ATGAAAGCATTTAAAGAAATAAAGGCTAATCTTAAGACAAAGAGTCTTTGCTTACCAACTTTAAGGGTCGCATTGTTAGGCGATACAGCAACCCAATTTCTTGCAATCGCAATTAAGGGATTGGGGATTGATTATGGTTACAATTTTGATTTATTTGAAGCCGAGTACAATCAAGTCGAAAGACAAATAGAAGATCTCACGAGTGATTTGTATGAGTTTAAGGCTAAATATATCATTCTTTTTCAATCGACATACAAATTCGGAGAACTATATTCACTGTCTACAGTTGAACAACAAGGTGTTTTAGCTGATAAACGTTTACAATTCGTCAAAGAAACTTGTTATAAAAATAGGGATTCGAAAATTATTTATTATAATTATCCCGAGATTGGTGACACTGTATTCGGTAGCTATGCAAATAAAATAATATCGTCATTTACCTACCAAACGAGAAAATTTAATTATGAATTAATGCGTCTGTCTCAAGACGTTCCAAACCTGTTTATTTGTGATATTGCTGAATTACAAAATAAATATGGGCGTAACTTTATGTTTGCTCCCAACATCTATATTGGCACCGAAATGATATTTTCAGTTGATGCCATACCTTATGTTGCAGCTCGCACATTGGATGTTATAGCAGCCACTGAAGGTAAAATAAAAAAATGTCTGATTCTTGATTTGGATAATACTCTTTGGGGTGGAACTATTGGAGACGATGGATTAGAAGGTATTCAATTGGGACATGGCTTAGGTATAGGTAAAGCGTTTACTGAACTACAAATGTGGGTTAAGAAACTCAAAAACAGGGGTATTGTGATTTGCGTTTGTAGCAAAAACAATGAAAGCATAGCAAAAGAAGCATTTGAAAAGCACCCTGATATGATTCTTAGATTGGATGATATTGCTGTGTTCATAGCAAACTGGGAAACAAAGGTTGATAATATACGCTCTATCCAGCAGATTTTAAATATCGGATTTGATTCAATGGTGTTTTTAGATGATAATCCATTTGAAAGGAATATTGTAAGAGAAAACATATCAGATATTACAGTGCCGGAATTACCTGAAGATCCTGCAGAATATCTGGAATATCTATATTCTCTTAATTTGTTTGAAACGGGTTCATACAGCAATGAAGATAAAGATAGAACAAAACAATATCAAGAACAAGCCGAACGCGCAATATTGTCAAAGTCTTTTGTTGATGAGGCTGAATTTCTGAAATCACTGGATATGACTTCCGAAGTATCAGGGTTTACTAAATTCAATATACCACGTGTGGCGCAGCTGTCTCAGCGTAGCAATCAGTTTAATCTGCGCACAATACGTTATACGGAGTCTGATATTGAAGCTATGGCTCATGCTAACGACTGTCTTGGGATAACCTTTACATTAAAAGATAAGTTTGGGGACAATGGACTAATCTGCGTAGTCATCATGAATGCTATAGATTCTGAAACTTGCTTTATTGATACATGGTTTATGAGTTGCCGGGTTCTGAAGAGAGGTATGGAAAGTTTTACTCTAAATACGATTGTTTCTTTTGCACGGCAAAAAGGCTTTAAAAAAATTATTGGGGAGTACATACCCACAGCCAAGAATAAAATGGTGGAAGAGCACTATACGAACTTAGGGTTCAATGTTGAGGCATCTGCCAAGAGGAATTTATATTCATTAATTGTAGATACATATAAAGATAAAAAATGTTTTATACACGGAATTATTAAACAATAA
- a CDS encoding acyl carrier protein, which yields MERTEILKKVNGIFSDILDDENIVLNEQTTADDVEEWDSLSHIQLVVAIEKAFKIKFTSKEILSWNNVGEMVNSIANK from the coding sequence ATGGAAAGAACTGAAATTTTAAAAAAAGTGAATGGTATTTTTTCAGATATATTAGATGACGAAAATATTGTTTTAAATGAACAAACAACTGCTGATGATGTAGAAGAGTGGGATTCATTATCGCATATCCAGTTAGTTGTTGCCATAGAGAAGGCATTCAAAATAAAATTCACTTCTAAAGAAATTCTTAGCTGGAATAATGTAGGTGAAATGGTTAATTCAATAGCAAATAAATAA
- a CDS encoding VOC family protein translates to MLKDFKFHHVGYVTDSIDNTSAMFLKLGYECGEKVLDPIQNVYICFLHKNDAPGIELVEPFNESSSLNKLLKKSGVSPYHICYEVPNIEKAYDELLEEEFIPLFRPVEATAMDNRQICYMYKKEIGYIELVNE, encoded by the coding sequence ATGCTGAAAGATTTTAAGTTTCATCATGTTGGTTATGTTACAGATAGCATAGATAATACTTCTGCTATGTTTCTAAAATTAGGATACGAATGTGGCGAGAAGGTCTTAGATCCCATTCAGAACGTTTATATATGTTTTCTCCATAAGAATGATGCTCCGGGTATCGAACTGGTTGAACCATTTAACGAAAGTTCTTCTTTAAATAAACTATTAAAGAAAAGTGGAGTATCGCCTTACCACATTTGCTATGAAGTTCCGAATATAGAAAAAGCCTATGATGAACTGCTTGAAGAGGAGTTTATCCCTCTATTCAGGCCTGTTGAAGCTACGGCGATGGATAATAGACAAATCTGTTATATGTATAAAAAAGAAATTGGTTACATTGAACTTGTAAATGAATAG
- a CDS encoding MBOAT family O-acyltransferase: MQNLLLLIASYFFYGFANWKILPILLIATIIAYYLGLEIGSSNKSDEKKASILTTIGVCLGVGLLLYFKYLNFFIDSFVQLFNAIGLHCNEITLNIILPIGISFFTFKLISYLLEVHRKRMEPVVNFVTFATYISFFPTILSGPIDRPNIFIPQLQSKRLFDFDLVTKGCNQIAWGMFLKMCVADRISIYNDAIFNNISHHNGLTVLVATLLYPIQMYADFAGYSDMAIGVGKILGFKVTKNFNYPFFGRNIAEYWRNWHISLTGWLTDYVFMPLNIKFRDMGKWGSELAILITFVLIGMWHNAYWTFALFGLYHGLLYIPLMLSGSFFKKKKLKLNKLGLPNFPDVRRMLQTYLLVAIGLIIFRASSINDIATTVNALFSKWGGIFIDFTTVGFIIIGMVVLLIHDTHKAFNVFPGLSKTPLIVSTSFYIMMIILMGVFGGDQFIYFQF; this comes from the coding sequence TTGCAAAATTTACTTCTGTTGATAGCGTCCTATTTCTTCTACGGATTTGCTAACTGGAAAATATTACCTATTTTACTGATAGCTACAATTATAGCTTATTATTTAGGCCTTGAGATTGGAAGTTCTAATAAAAGTGACGAAAAGAAAGCGTCTATACTAACAACAATTGGCGTCTGTTTAGGTGTTGGTTTGTTGTTGTATTTTAAATATCTTAATTTCTTTATTGATTCATTTGTGCAATTATTTAATGCCATTGGCTTACATTGCAATGAAATAACACTCAATATTATACTGCCGATAGGAATTAGTTTTTTTACCTTTAAACTCATCAGTTATCTGCTGGAAGTTCATCGTAAAAGGATGGAACCGGTTGTCAACTTTGTAACATTTGCCACTTACATATCTTTTTTTCCGACAATTCTTTCCGGCCCAATTGACCGTCCCAATATCTTCATCCCCCAACTGCAAAGCAAAAGGCTTTTCGATTTTGATTTAGTGACAAAAGGGTGCAACCAAATAGCATGGGGCATGTTTCTTAAAATGTGTGTTGCCGATAGAATTTCGATATACAATGATGCCATATTCAATAACATTTCTCATCATAACGGGCTTACCGTATTAGTTGCGACTTTGCTCTATCCCATACAAATGTATGCTGATTTTGCAGGATACTCCGATATGGCAATCGGCGTGGGAAAAATACTCGGATTCAAAGTGACCAAAAACTTCAACTATCCTTTCTTTGGCAGGAATATAGCCGAATACTGGAGGAATTGGCATATATCTTTAACCGGATGGTTGACTGATTATGTTTTTATGCCACTAAACATCAAATTTAGAGATATGGGAAAATGGGGATCTGAACTGGCCATTCTCATTACTTTTGTTTTGATTGGTATGTGGCACAATGCATATTGGACTTTTGCTTTATTTGGCTTATACCACGGTTTATTATATATACCTCTAATGTTATCAGGGAGTTTTTTCAAAAAGAAAAAACTAAAATTAAACAAATTAGGGCTTCCAAATTTTCCGGATGTTAGAAGAATGCTACAAACATATTTACTTGTAGCCATTGGTCTTATTATATTTAGAGCCTCTTCTATTAACGATATAGCAACTACTGTAAATGCATTATTCTCAAAATGGGGAGGAATCTTCATTGATTTCACTACTGTTGGTTTTATTATTATAGGCATGGTTGTCTTATTGATACACGATACTCATAAGGCTTTTAATGTTTTTCCCGGGTTATCAAAGACACCGTTAATAGTCTCTACATCATTTTACATTATGATGATAATTCTAATGGGTGTTTTTGGAGGAGATCAGTTTATTTATTTTCAATTTTAA
- a CDS encoding sialate O-acetylesterase, translating into MKKKITLFMVTTLLLCYSCIKPIKEGDKIITVPVYGQSLALGEEANLVTDFDGLEEKYNHRIRTENLDENFGYFSNTIFKQQVKHWVHDHRRTFEVSCYGMAEYIVSEWKETPSDNNLIFCTFPEGQGSSGIDAFEKGTSSYKKLMKEIRNAYDVAKDNGCAFIVPAFCWLQGENDLVWNTGSDYKRKLIRLRNDFEKEVKEITHQKEDVKCILYQTSCLSISEDTFKMNEYDCRQTIVPQAQMELVRDDKYFVASGPTYPYSTEREYVHLDGVSQKKMGYLEGISLSKLLKNKKHSGLIPKQTIVHNDTIIISFNIPCPPIVLDTIEVAKVNGYGFSVITPNNQNILKNVLLRNDQIYLVCSETPRKAKVRYAVNGTYWKCGNKQGSRGNLRDSQGDFYKCNIKNKTYRIDNWCYMFDCICSDQ; encoded by the coding sequence ATGAAAAAAAAGATCACACTATTTATGGTCACGACCTTATTGTTATGCTATAGCTGCATTAAACCTATTAAGGAGGGTGATAAAATAATAACAGTTCCCGTGTATGGTCAAAGTTTGGCATTGGGTGAAGAAGCCAACCTCGTGACAGATTTTGATGGACTAGAAGAAAAATATAATCATAGGATACGTACTGAAAATTTAGATGAAAATTTCGGATACTTTTCTAATACAATATTTAAACAACAGGTAAAACATTGGGTACATGACCATAGACGGACTTTTGAGGTCTCTTGCTATGGCATGGCAGAATATATTGTATCTGAGTGGAAAGAAACGCCATCTGATAATAATCTTATTTTCTGCACTTTTCCTGAAGGACAGGGTAGTTCGGGCATTGATGCTTTCGAGAAAGGTACATCATCTTATAAAAAGCTCATGAAAGAAATAAGAAACGCATACGATGTGGCAAAAGATAATGGTTGTGCTTTTATCGTTCCTGCTTTTTGTTGGCTTCAAGGAGAGAATGACTTAGTATGGAATACAGGAAGTGATTATAAAAGGAAGCTTATTCGGTTGAGAAATGATTTTGAAAAAGAAGTAAAAGAAATAACTCATCAAAAAGAAGACGTAAAATGTATTTTGTATCAAACGTCCTGCTTATCTATTTCAGAGGATACTTTTAAAATGAATGAATATGACTGTCGCCAAACAATCGTACCTCAAGCTCAAATGGAGCTAGTAAGAGATGATAAATATTTTGTTGCGAGCGGACCAACATATCCCTATTCTACAGAGAGGGAATATGTGCACTTGGATGGGGTATCACAGAAAAAAATGGGATATTTAGAAGGCATTTCTTTATCCAAGTTACTGAAAAATAAAAAGCATTCGGGATTAATTCCCAAACAAACAATAGTTCATAATGATACAATAATTATATCATTTAATATACCTTGTCCTCCCATCGTATTGGATACAATTGAAGTTGCAAAAGTTAACGGCTATGGTTTTAGTGTAATAACCCCTAATAATCAAAATATTCTAAAAAATGTGTTGCTGCGTAATGATCAAATATATCTAGTATGCTCGGAAACGCCTCGGAAAGCAAAAGTAAGATATGCTGTAAATGGAACTTATTGGAAGTGTGGTAACAAACAAGGTTCGCGAGGTAACTTGAGGGATTCGCAGGGCGATTTCTATAAATGCAACATTAAAAACAAAACATATAGAATTGATAATTGGTGCTATATGTTTGATTGTATCTGTAGTGACCAATAA